From a region of the Arachis ipaensis cultivar K30076 chromosome B09, Araip1.1, whole genome shotgun sequence genome:
- the LOC107617323 gene encoding transcription factor MYBS3-like — protein sequence MTIMNRRCSGCSKNGHNSRTCPYYSSASRTTVTTVKLFGVPLSMTHGSGSCSAASPNHNSPFSHYSSDGYVLDNDPSTPAATINCHHPPPSINKGIPWSQEEHRLFLIGLEKLGKGDWRGISRNFVVSRTPTQVASHAQKYFIRLRQSNATPRKRRSSLFDMFPNMASNSASLKEEQVLLQPSKNSQLSNVEEELNETIMGSNEATPASPLPGFFRPPYPALPFSSWPSSACSFGEATLILDGRPLH from the exons ATGACAATCATGAATCGGAGGTGCTCCGGGTGCAGCAAAAATGGTCACAACTCCAGAACATGCCCTTACTACTCCTCTGCGTCTCGCACCACCGTTACTACAGTGAAGCTCTTTGGGGTCCCCCTGTCCATGACCCACGGATCAGGATCATGCTCCGCCGCATCACCTAATCATAACTCTCCTTTCTCACACTACTCCTCTGACGGTTACGTGTTGGATAATGACCCATCAACCCCTGCCGCCACCATCAACTGCCACCATCCTCCTCCTTCCATAAACAAAG GGATTCCATGGAGCCAAGAAGAACATCGATTGTTCTTAATTGGGTTGGAGAAATTAGGAAAAGGAGACTGGCGTGGAATATCGCGAAATTTCGTTGTATCAAGAACTCCAACTCAAGTAGCAAGTCATGCTCAGAAGTACTTCATCCGGCTCCGGCAGAGCAACGCCACACCGCGAAAACGACGATCAAGCCTTTTCGACATGTTCCCAAATATG GCTTCAAATTCGGCTTCACTAAAAGAAGAACAAGTATTACTTCAACCTTCTAAGAACTCACAACTTAGCAATGTGGAAGAAGAGCTCAATGAAACTATAATGGGATCGAATGAGGCGACACCAGCGTCGCCGCTTCCCGGATTCTTCCGGCCGCCTTATCCGGCTCTCCCATTTTCCTCATGGCCATCAAGTGCATGTTCCTTTGGAGAAGCTACCCTAATCTTAGATGGAAGGCCATTGCATTAG